The Xiphias gladius isolate SHS-SW01 ecotype Sanya breed wild chromosome 9, ASM1685928v1, whole genome shotgun sequence genome window below encodes:
- the LOC120794128 gene encoding nucleoside diphosphate kinase-like, with amino-acid sequence MAELKERTFIAIKPDGVQRGIIGEIIKRFEVKGFKLVGMKMLHASEDLLKQHYVDLKERPFFPTLINYMSSGPVVAMVWEGKGVVKTGRVMLGETNPAESKPGTIRGDFCIDVSKNIIHGSDSVESANKEISLWFKQEELVSYTSCAFSWLY; translated from the exons ATGGCCGAGCTGAAGGAGCGCACCTTCATTGCCATCAAGCCCGATGGTGTACAGAGGGGCATCATTGGAGAGATCATCAAGAGGTTTGAAGTGAAGGGCTTCAAACTCGTGGGCATGAAGATGCTCCAT GCCTCTGAGGACCTCCTGAAGCAGCACTATGTCGACCTGAAGGAAAGACCATTCTTTCCTACCCTCATCAACTACATGAGCTCTGGTCCAGTGGTTGCCATG GTGTGGGAAGGCAAAGGTGTGGTGAAGACGGGCAGGGTGATGCTGGGTGAGACCAACCCCGCGGAGTCCAAGCCTGGAACCATCAGAGGAGACTTCTGCATCGACGTTAGCAA gaACATTATCCATGGCAGCGACTCAGTGGAGAGTGCCAACAAGGAGATTTCCCTGTGGTTCAAACAAGAAGAGCTGGTCAGCTACACTAGCTGTGCCTTCAGCTGGCTCTACTGA